Proteins co-encoded in one Haloarcula pelagica genomic window:
- a CDS encoding TrmB family transcriptional regulator encodes MRDQDMTDTATLRETLQRHGFSETEAETYLAVVERGSATASTIADAAGVSTSYVYDICDRLASEGFLSVDDHRTPTRIQATDPAEAFGAMRSELDTLESAVTARYEQQNDDDNSFEVVKSRSTIVKRLEQYIDAAEDEIVLQLPSQRLPEVSENLRRAHDRGVLILLSLSAHDESSSLLPPSGPSSPLDLDGVATVARRGIAGAPSLLSIDQQRGVVSPATMLSWDHDETRAITFSQEAIAAVLVGSYLGNYWPIGETVAVARPPDLPLTSRMFRHAVLAATLHRRAGTELRAELYARPTGTDDAFETVVGEVVDVRQNLLDPPASDFGFENSLVVDTGDRRLSVGGIDAFLEDYETKQTTLRPA; translated from the coding sequence ATGCGAGACCAGGATATGACCGACACGGCGACGCTTCGAGAGACGCTCCAGCGCCACGGGTTCTCCGAGACCGAAGCCGAGACGTACCTCGCGGTCGTCGAACGCGGCTCCGCGACCGCCAGTACGATCGCCGACGCGGCCGGCGTCTCGACGAGCTACGTCTACGACATCTGTGATCGCCTCGCGTCCGAGGGGTTCCTCAGCGTCGACGACCATCGGACGCCGACACGTATCCAGGCGACCGACCCCGCGGAGGCGTTCGGCGCGATGCGAAGCGAACTCGACACACTCGAATCGGCCGTCACCGCACGGTACGAACAACAGAACGATGACGACAACTCCTTCGAGGTCGTCAAGTCCCGGTCGACGATCGTCAAGCGACTCGAACAGTACATCGACGCCGCCGAAGACGAGATCGTCCTCCAGCTCCCGTCCCAGCGCCTGCCGGAGGTCAGTGAGAACCTCCGACGGGCCCACGATCGGGGCGTGTTGATCCTGTTGAGCCTCTCGGCTCACGACGAGTCGTCGTCGCTGCTCCCGCCCAGCGGTCCGTCGTCGCCGCTCGACCTCGACGGCGTCGCGACGGTCGCCCGACGCGGCATCGCCGGTGCGCCCTCGTTGCTGTCGATCGACCAGCAGCGCGGCGTCGTCTCGCCGGCGACGATGCTCAGCTGGGACCACGACGAGACGCGGGCGATCACGTTCTCACAGGAGGCTATCGCGGCGGTCCTGGTGGGCTCGTATCTGGGGAACTACTGGCCGATCGGCGAGACGGTCGCGGTCGCGCGGCCGCCCGACCTGCCCCTGACCTCCCGGATGTTCAGACACGCCGTCCTCGCGGCGACGCTGCACCGGCGTGCGGGGACCGAACTGAGGGCCGAACTGTACGCCCGCCCGACCGGGACCGACGACGCCTTCGAGACGGTCGTCGGCGAGGTCGTCGACGTGCGACAGAACCTGCTCGACCCGCCGGCCAGCGACTTCGGCTTCGAGAACTCCCTTGTCGTCGACACCGGCGACCGTCGCCTCTCCGTGGGCGGTATCGACGCCTTCCTGGAGGACTACGAGACCAAGCAGACGACGCTCCGGCCGGCGTAG
- a CDS encoding NAD-dependent epimerase/dehydratase family protein — MATVLIIGGTRFIGRSTVEEFRAAGYDVATFNRGRHDDPFADDDSVTQVTGDRRERDALERAREAVDPDIVVDCVAYFPADVRTATDVFADSTYVYVSSGAAYGVDRTPKREDETPLADCSAEQATTDSAETYGPRKAEGDREVFAAADDGVRAMSVRPTVVYGPHDYTERFAYWVDRVDTDDRVLLPQDGLSLWQHVYVEDVASALRVVAEEGTAGEAYNVGDEHAPTLAEWIDLLAGVCGTTVETVGASARELATEGIEPEDFPLYRRPPHLLSTAKLRGLGWSSTSHARALERTVEEHRENGRTGREHGPDRAAERALIERLTG, encoded by the coding sequence ATGGCTACCGTACTGATCATCGGTGGGACACGGTTCATCGGGCGCTCCACTGTCGAGGAGTTCCGGGCGGCCGGCTACGATGTCGCGACGTTCAACCGGGGTCGCCACGACGACCCCTTCGCGGACGACGACAGCGTCACGCAGGTGACCGGCGACCGTCGGGAGCGTGACGCGCTGGAACGCGCTCGCGAGGCCGTCGATCCCGACATCGTCGTCGACTGTGTCGCGTACTTCCCCGCGGACGTGCGGACGGCGACGGACGTGTTCGCCGACAGCACGTACGTCTACGTCTCCAGCGGCGCGGCCTACGGCGTCGATCGGACGCCAAAGCGGGAGGACGAGACGCCGCTCGCTGACTGTTCGGCCGAGCAGGCGACGACCGACAGCGCCGAGACGTACGGCCCGCGCAAGGCCGAGGGCGACCGCGAGGTGTTCGCGGCGGCCGACGACGGCGTCCGTGCGATGAGCGTCCGGCCGACGGTGGTCTACGGCCCCCACGACTACACCGAGCGGTTCGCCTACTGGGTCGACCGGGTCGACACCGACGACCGGGTCCTCCTCCCGCAGGACGGGCTGAGCCTCTGGCAACACGTCTACGTCGAGGATGTCGCCAGCGCCCTGCGCGTGGTCGCCGAGGAGGGGACCGCCGGCGAGGCGTACAACGTCGGCGACGAGCACGCCCCCACGCTCGCCGAGTGGATCGACCTGCTGGCCGGCGTCTGTGGGACGACCGTCGAGACGGTCGGGGCGAGCGCCCGCGAACTCGCGACCGAGGGGATCGAGCCAGAGGACTTCCCGCTGTACCGGCGCCCGCCACATCTGCTCTCGACGGCGAAGCTCCGGGGGCTGGGCTGGTCGTCGACGAGCCACGCGAGAGCGCTCGAACGGACCGTCGAAGAACACCGCGAGAACGGCCGAACGGGGCGGGAGCACGGCCCGGACCGAGCCGCCGAACGGGCGCTGATCGAGCGGTTGACGGGCTGA